The following proteins come from a genomic window of Tenebrio molitor chromosome 9, icTenMoli1.1, whole genome shotgun sequence:
- the LOC138138468 gene encoding clavesin-1-like, whose amino-acid sequence MAEYLQYEWHNQKIIPEPPSKNEPVDKSTAIQTFRTIIQQCNDTELKNNIQQDDKTLLKFLYARKFNIPDTFLLLQNYYWYRKKNHILFKDFHSDAPDIRNALESSLPGVLSCKDRKGRCVLILNATNWDCSYSLISIYRSILLSLEFLSNEIHNQSRGFVVIVDWTEFSFRQSTNLKPSILKLMIEGLQDCFPARFKGIHFIGQPWYVEAALTLIKPFLKEKIKERIFVHGNNLSTLHDYVHKDILPAELGGEQPSYNPEIWLKTLTEGGT is encoded by the coding sequence ATGGCGGAATATCTCCAATACGAATGGCACAACCAGAAAATCATCCCCGAACCCCCGTCAAAAAACGAACCAGTAGACAAGAGCACGGCCATTCAGACGTTCAGAACGATAATTCAACAATGCAATGACACcgaattgaaaaataacattCAACAAGATGACAAGACCCtcctaaaatttttatacgcAAGAAAATTCAACATTCCCGACACTTTCCTTCtgttacaaaattattactgGTACCGCAAGAAAAACCACATCCTCTTCAAAGACTTCCATTCAGACGCCCCCGATATTAGAAACGCTTTAGAGAGCAGTCTTCCTGGAGTTTTATCTTGTAAAGACCGTAAAGGAAGgtgcgttttaattttaaacgcaACCAACTGGGATTGCAGTTACAGCCTAATAAGCATCTACCGTTCCATTCTGTTGAGTTTAGAGTTTTTATCTAACGAGATCCACAATCAGTCGCGAGGATTCGTTGTGATCGTGGATTGGACGGAATTTTCGTTTAGACAAAGCACAAATCTGAAGCCGTCGATCCTGAAGCTGATGATTGAGGGTTTGCAAGATTGCTTCCCGGCTAGATTTAAGGGTATACATTTTATTGGACAACCGTGGTATGTGGAGGCAGCTTTAACTCTAATTAAACCGTTTTTAAAAGAGAAGATTAAGGAAAGAATTTTCGTGCACGGCAACAATTTAAGCACCCTACATGATTATGTGCACAAGGACATTCTTCCTGCTGAGCTGGGAGGTGAACAACCGAGTTACAATCCTGAAATTTGGTTGAAAACGTTGACGGAAGGAGGCACTTAA
- the Sod2 gene encoding superoxide dismutase [Mn], mitochondrial → MFAVRGIVTNAVKSTSRAAHTLPELPYAYEALEPVINRDIMCLHHSKHHQTYITNLNAAEEKLKAALSKGDISTAISLEPALRFNGGGHLNHSIFWQNLSPQSSQPSEALKKAIDCSFGGVQQLKDQLSASSIGVQGSGWGWLGYCSKSGSLKIATCGNQDPLQATTGLIPLLGIDVWEHAYYLQYKNVRADYVKAIFDVINWKDVSERFEKAKGC, encoded by the exons ATGTTTGCTGTTAGAGGAATAGTCACCAATGCGGTCAA ATCAACCTCCAGGGCTGCGCACACTTTGCCCGAACTACCATACGCCTACGAGGCGCTTGAACCCGTCATCAATCGTGACATTATGTGTCTTCATCACAGCAAACATCACCAAACATATATCACCAATTTGAATGCAGCAGAAGAAAAGTTAAAAGCAGCTCTCAGCAAAGGCGACATTAG caCTGCGATATCGTTGGAACCTGCTTTACGTTTTAATGGTGGTGGTCACTTAAATCACTCGATCTTTTGGCAGAATCTTAGCCCTCAATCATCTCAACCCAGTGAAGCTCTTAAGAAAGCAATCGATTGCTCGTTTGGAGGGGTCCAGCAATTGAAAGATCAACTGTCAGCATCTTCAATTGGAGTTCAAGGGTCAGGTTGGGGTTGGCTAGGATACTGCAGCAAATCTGGTTCATTGAAAATTGCCACTTGTGGTAATCAAGATCCTCTCCAAGCCACAACTGGATTAATTCCACTGCTGGGGATCGACGTTTGGGAACATGCttattatttacaatataaaaatgtgAGAGCAGATTATGTCAAGGCTATTTTTGATGTTATCAACTGGAAAGACGTTTCAGAGAGGTTCGAGAAGGCGAAAGGatgttaa
- the Fkbp39 gene encoding 46 kDa FK506-binding nuclear protein, whose translation MFWGLIMEPGRCYTQKVKVSFHVSMAALDISNSSEEPAQVMCVFEGRNYLLCTLNKKDNVQCVLDLNFESGSKVSFATNGKAHVHLTGYLTNFDDDNLEEVVEEEEETIGKKEKKRLKKESNEAPPIKKVKLAKNSLSVSNVEEEEDSSDSEFVLDELVEEPEEEFDSDADEGEEEEEDEDMEEEEVSDEEVEEDEEEKEEVKPKQNGIAKTNSTPLKKKTKEQKEPEKTPKDKVKKQEEKKEKQQPKIRKTVLKGGVIVEDLKEGSGELVKNGKFVHVYYEGRLKENNKMFDSTVKGPGFSFRVGKGEVIKGWDIGLVGMKVGGKRRITCPPNVAYGPKGSPPVIPPNSTLVFDVQVKKIS comes from the exons atgttttggG GTCTGATTATGGAACCGGGTAGATGCTACACCCAGAAAGTAAAAGTCTCATTCCACGTGTCCATGGCAGCACTAGATATATCGAACTCCAGCGAAGAGCCAGCCCAAGTGATGTGTGTTTTCGAAGGACGAAATTACCTTTTATGTACCCTAAACAAAAAGGATAACGTGCAGTGCGTTTTGGATCTTAATTTTGAG AGTGGTTCTAAAGTCTCATTTGCCACAAATGGAAAAGCTCACGTCCATTTAACTGGTTACCTAACAAATTTTGATGATGACAATTTAGAAGAAGTAGTTGAAGAAGAGGAAGAAACTATTGGGAAAAAGGAAAAGAAGCGTCTGAAAAAAGAATCTAATGAAGCTc CACccataaaaaaagtaaaacttgCCAAAAACAGCTTAAGTGTAAGTAATGTAGAAGAGGAAGAAGATAGTTCTGATTCAGAATTTGTTCTTGATGAGTTAGTAGAAGAACCTGAAGAAGAATTTGATAGTGATGCAGATGAAGGTGAAGAAGAGGAAGAGGATGAA GATATGGAAGAAGAGGAAGTTTCTGATGAAGAAGTAGAGGAAGATgaggaagaaaaagaagaggTTAAACCAAAACAAAATGGAATTGCTAAAACTAATTCCACTCCTTTAAAGAAAAAGACCAAGGAACAAAAAGAACCAGAAAAGACTCCAAAGGACAAAGTAAAGAAACAAGAGGAGAAGAAAGAGAAGCAGCAACCAAAAATAAGGAAGACTGTTCTCAAAGGGGGAGTAATAGTAGAAGATCTTAAAGAGGGTAGTGGAGAATTAGTAAAGAATGGCAAATTTGTGCATGTTTACTATGAAGGTCGCCTTAaggaaaacaacaaaatgtttGATTCAACAGTTAAAGGACCAGGATTTAGTTTTAGAGTTGGAAAAGGAGAGGTTATTAAAGGCTGGGATATTGGGCTGGTTGGAATGAAAGTTGGAGGAAAAAGGCGCATAACTTGTCCACCAAATGTGGCTTATGGTCCTAAAGGATCACCTCCAGTGATTCCTCCAAATTCCACTCTCGTTTTTGATGTCCAAGTCAAGAAAATCAGTTAA